TCCATTGCCTTTGCCGCCTCCGCTGCTGACACCACCTTGCACTCGTTCAAGAAACAACAGCTCGAAAAACACTACTGGTCCGAGGGCGCGATGTTCGGCGACTTGAACCGCGATGGAAAACCCGACGCCGTCTTCGGGCCGTATTGGTGGGAAGGCCCGGCCTTCAC
Above is a window of Verrucomicrobiota bacterium DNA encoding:
- a CDS encoding VCBS repeat-containing protein codes for the protein MKPLVGSFAAVSIAFAASAADTTLHSFKKQQLEKHYWSEGAMFGDLNRDGKPDAVFGPYWWEGPAFT